The Solea senegalensis isolate Sse05_10M linkage group LG14, IFAPA_SoseM_1, whole genome shotgun sequence genomic sequence ttcttttttgtgttatCCCTTATCCACAAGACATGgctttaataatatttttttttaaacaaaaaaaccccataaCCATAGgctatttaaaatcatttaaataggACTTCACCTACAgggaatgttttctttctttttttttattcttactttGCTACATTGCTTAATTTCATAAAattcagaatgaatgaatgttgaaaCTAGTATGCatttattgctgttattttatttatcccagaaaaaacatgaacattcaAAGGTATTTCAAAAAGTTATCAGCCCAACCCAAGAAATGTCACAAGAGAAACGTTGTTCTTGCATCATTTTTCCATATCAGTCACCTTTAACATCCAATCACTTGGTTCCACCGATGATCAAGTGTGATTGTCCCTTGCACGCAGTAACTCATCACAGCCACACATCTGCTCTTGTCACCTGACTGTCCTTTAAGATTATTACTTTGATATAAAACGTAGCAGTTGTGCCCCCAAATAAGTTACCCACTTTGTTTCCATATGAGGCGGATACCTTTTCAAAGTATCCAAGTACATTGCATTGTGTGAATCATCatcagttctgttttttttttgtgtgacatcTGAGATCCATGTCTTCCCCCAGGTTCAACAACAGAGATCGGTGGAGGGTGTACAAGAAGGTGATTGTCATGTTCTTCCTGGCTGTGGTGGCACTGACTGTTGTCCAGAGAGGGAGTATCAACATGGTGGTCCCATTCGAACTCCAGAGACAGGCTCGCATGGACAACTCTGTAGGAGTCGAGCCTGTCGCTGTAATGGAAGACAAAACGTTCCTGGGGTTAAAAGGTTTTTGGAAGACCAATAAACAACAACCACACCCGAAAGTATTGCCGAGCATACATGAGGCCACATTCACAGTGAACAGCAGTCCTAGAACCTGGGACATAACCAGCTCCAACTGCAGTGCCAACCTCAACCTCTCCAGCCAGGACTGGTTCAAGGGCCTGGAGGACAATTTTAAGCAGTTCTTGCTTTATCGACACTGTCGTTTCTTCCCCATGCTTTTCAACCACCCAGACAGGTGTAGTGGGGAGATATATTTGCTCATGGTAATCAAATCAGTGGCCACCCAACATGACCGCAGGGAGGTCATCCGAAAAACCTGGGGTAAAGAGCGGGTGGTGGATGGCAAGAGGATAAAGACCCTCTTCCTCCTTGGCACGTCGTCTAGTAAGGAAGAGAAAGCGAACCATCAGAAGCTTGTGGAGTTTGAGAACTACATCTATGGGGATATCCTCCAATGGGATTTTTTGGATAGCTTCTTCAACCTCACACTAAAAGAGACTCACTTCCTCAAATGGTTCCACATCTACTGTCCCAGTGTGCGCTACGTCTTCAAAGGGGACGATGATGTGTTTGTCAGCGTGGACAACATCATTGAATACCTTGAAAACACCAACCCTAACAAGGACATGTTTGTGGGGGATGTGATTTTCAAGGCTAAGCCTATTcgcaaaaaagaaaacaagtacTACATACCCCCAGCTTTATATAACAAGACACTATACCCCCCATATGCAGGTGGAGGGGGTTTTCTGATGGATGGGAGCCTTGTGAAACGGCTTTACTGGGTTGCCGAGACCCTGGAGCTCTACCCCATCGACGATGTCTTTTTGGGCATGTGTTTGGAGATCCTTCATATCACTCCTATAAAGCATGAGGCCTTTAAGACGTTTGGCCTAGTGAAAAATAAGACCAGTAAATTGAACCGAGAACCTTGTTTCTTTAAGAGCATGATAGTGGTGCACAAGCTGCTTCCATCAGAGCTCATGCGCATGTGGAATCTGGTAAACAGTGACCTGGTTTGCACACATAAGGTGGAGATCCGATAGTTGATCAAGGACACCAGATGAGGACTGAGCTACATTTCTGTGGCCGTCAAGAGGATGCACAGCACAGTGCATGATAGTCGAAGACAATCTTCCGAGTAAATGCACATACACGTACAATATTTGAATTCCTTTTTCTGGGGGTAACTTTCTCAAAAGTCATAGATGATGTAGTCTGACCTAGAAGTTTGCATCTCCATTGGCATATTGAAAAAGAACTCACTGTCAGCATGCAGACTCCGACAACTCTCCCTACCTCTATGACTTGGTAAAAGAACTCTTAAATGTTACGATGGGTGACATTTTCTTCTGAAATAAATCATGATAACATTTCCTGAATATCATATCACCTTTTGTAACACAGTGGTCCTTGTTTGGACTGAGACTGACTCGATCCGTACTTATACCACTTTTACCATAGGCTACTTCTGTGGAAACCCTTGAAACAATTGTGTCAACTCGCTAACATTTATGTGCTGACTCTCTACGGATTTGAACATGCTGATATACTTGACATGAATTTGGTAGTTTTTGCAAAGACACACTGTGAACTAAACTGTTGCTGGTACGGTACGAGCATATGACGTGTTAATTTAATTGCTCCAGATAAAAGGTGGCACATGTGGGGGGTtctttgtgtttaatttaagcATATTAATTGTTGAGGGCGTAGTGGGATTTTAGGTGatgtaaatacatgtaaaaatcaaaatgtacaTACACTGTCATTTGTTAATAAAAGATTTTTTTGACAAAACGGTTGTCTTTGAAAatctgtgtgtgaaatgtgaaacttCCATTA encodes the following:
- the b3gnt7 gene encoding UDP-GlcNAc:betaGal beta-1,3-N-acetylglucosaminyltransferase 7, with translation MFNNRDRWRVYKKVIVMFFLAVVALTVVQRGSINMVVPFELQRQARMDNSVGVEPVAVMEDKTFLGLKGFWKTNKQQPHPKVLPSIHEATFTVNSSPRTWDITSSNCSANLNLSSQDWFKGLEDNFKQFLLYRHCRFFPMLFNHPDRCSGEIYLLMVIKSVATQHDRREVIRKTWGKERVVDGKRIKTLFLLGTSSSKEEKANHQKLVEFENYIYGDILQWDFLDSFFNLTLKETHFLKWFHIYCPSVRYVFKGDDDVFVSVDNIIEYLENTNPNKDMFVGDVIFKAKPIRKKENKYYIPPALYNKTLYPPYAGGGGFLMDGSLVKRLYWVAETLELYPIDDVFLGMCLEILHITPIKHEAFKTFGLVKNKTSKLNREPCFFKSMIVVHKLLPSELMRMWNLVNSDLVCTHKVEIR